The Luteolibacter arcticus genome has a window encoding:
- a CDS encoding LamG domain-containing protein yields MKRGFFLLPLVVAHSHAATLSIYLPLDGDTAAGGATLVSGTVVGTNATPGDNFTTGKFGQAADFNNNGNSGATPSDWAVQVGNQDSIYTGDFSVSLWVRTIATNDAAIVGNSNWSSGNNTGWVITTLTGGREGKVKTSTGTRQNEALNFHDGGWHLVTLVLDNTTDLAQWYLDGTLLNGTGDAIGSGTLSASLNTMIGGSGTGNYSGTADIDDFAIWSGKLTGDEVSKLWNGSAGNLATAVPETSSALFGCLGAMFLFRRSRRSTIRP; encoded by the coding sequence ATGAAACGTGGTTTCTTTCTTCTTCCCCTCGTGGTCGCCCATTCACATGCGGCGACCCTCTCAATCTATCTCCCGCTCGACGGTGACACGGCCGCCGGGGGCGCAACCTTGGTCAGTGGCACAGTGGTGGGCACGAATGCGACGCCCGGCGATAATTTCACGACCGGCAAGTTCGGACAGGCGGCGGACTTCAACAATAACGGGAATTCAGGGGCGACGCCGAGCGACTGGGCGGTTCAGGTGGGGAATCAAGACTCGATTTATACAGGCGATTTCTCGGTTTCGCTGTGGGTGCGCACCATCGCGACCAATGACGCGGCCATCGTGGGCAATAGCAATTGGTCCAGCGGAAACAACACCGGTTGGGTGATCACCACCCTCACCGGGGGCCGCGAGGGCAAGGTCAAGACTTCCACCGGTACGCGCCAGAATGAGGCCCTGAATTTCCACGACGGCGGCTGGCACCTCGTCACGCTGGTCCTCGACAACACCACGGACCTTGCACAGTGGTATCTTGATGGCACCCTGCTGAACGGCACAGGAGATGCGATTGGCAGCGGCACGCTCAGTGCCAGCTTGAACACGATGATCGGCGGCAGTGGCACGGGCAACTACTCGGGCACCGCGGACATTGATGATTTTGCGATCTGGAGCGGAAAGCTGACCGGAGATGAAGTTTCGAAATTGTGGAATGGCAGTGCCGGGAATCTCGCGACGGCGGTGCCCGAAACTTCGTCCGCACTTTTTGGATGCCTTGGTGCGATGTTTCTCTTCCGCCGGTCGCGCCGTAGCACGATCCGCCCATGA